In a genomic window of Punica granatum isolate Tunisia-2019 chromosome 6, ASM765513v2, whole genome shotgun sequence:
- the LOC116210292 gene encoding CBS domain-containing protein CBSX6 codes for MASVFIHHVVGDLTVGKPELVEFLETDTVESAIRAIGESTEGGIPVWKRRSHLGMVENSEMRQQRFVGILDSLDIVAFLSRSECLQDQEKAMKTSVSEVVVPNHSLLRLVDPGTRLIDALEMMKHGVKRLLVPKSVVWKGMSKRFSILYNGKWLKNIDTSNSSNNNLLINTNRPSSSNSTATTSLKDKFCCLSREDVIRFLIGCLGALAPLPLSSISSLGAINPNYYSIEASLPATEVTQKRPEDPRAVAIVEPSPEGQYKIIGEISASKLWKCDYVAAAWALANLSAGQFVMGVEDNVSLRTLPEFQVNSTATGNNGVVNWGGVGSNRPKKFSSRSVGFFSNKSPSLSPSRSMYRGRSAPLTCKVTSSLAAVMAQMLSHRATHVWVTEEENEEILVGVVGYSDILAAVTKSPASSIPPNQSVETLATTEIQS; via the exons ATGGCGTCGGTGTTTATACACCATGTGGTGGGTGATCTGACGGTGGGGAAGCCCGAGCTGGTGGAGTTCCTCGAGACGGACACAGTGGAGTCGGCCATCCGGGCGATCGGGGAGTCCACGGAAGGCGGGATCCCCGTGTGGAAGAGGAGATCGCATCTGGGCATGGTGGAGAACAGTGAGATGAGGCAACAGAGGTTTGTGGGCATCCTCGATTCTCTCGATATCGTCGCCTTCCTGTCGAGGAGCGAGTGCCTGCAGGATCAAGAGAAAGCCATGAAGACCTCTGTCTCCGAGGTTGTCGTTCCCAACCATTCCTTGCTCAGACTGGTTGATCCTGGAACCAG ATTGATAGATGCCCTTGAGATGATGAAGCATGGTGTGAAACGGCTCCTTGTCCCAAAGAGTGTTGTGTGGAAGGGCATGAGCAAGCGGTTCTCTATCCTCTACAATGGCAAGTGGCTCAAGAACATTGATACCTCGAACAGCAGCAACAATAATCTCCTTATAAACACAAATCGCCCCTCATCATCTAATTCCACAGCCACAACCTCGCTCAAGGACAAGTTCTGCTGCCTCTCCCGGGAAGATGTGATCCGATTTCTCATAGGTTGCCTTGGAGCACTCGCCCCTCTCCCCCTCTCCTCCATCTCCTCCCTCGGAGCCATCAACCCGAACTACTACTCCATTGAGGCCTCTCTCCCTGCCACCGAGGTGACCCAGAAACGCCCAGAAGACCCTCGAGCTGTTGCTATTGTAGAGCCCTCTCCGGAGGGTCAGTATAAGATTATTGGCGAGATCTCGGCGTCAAAGTTATGGAAGTGCGATTATGTAGCTGCAGCGTGGGCCCTAGCAAATCTCTCAGCTGGCCAGTTCGTGATGGGGGTGGAAGACAATGTGAGTCTGAGGACACTCCCCGAGTTTCAGGTCAATTCAACAGCCACTGGAAATAATGGAGTGGTCAATTGGGGAGGAGTTGGGTCTAACAGGCCAAAGAAGTTCAGCAGCCGGAGCGTCGGGTTCTTCAGCAATAAGAGCCCAAGCCTCAGTCCAAGTCGGAGCATGTACAGAGGCCGAAGCGCTCCCTTGACTTGCAAAGTCACGAGCTCTTTGGCAGCAGTCATGGCTCAGATGCTCTCTCACAGGGCGACTCATGTATGGGTTACTGaggaggagaatgaagaaataCTCGTGGGCGTGGTGGGCTACTCAGATATCTTGGCCGCCGTGACAAAATCGCCGGCCTCCAGCATTCCTCCAAACCAATCTGTGGAGACGCTCGCAACGACAGAGATTCAGAGTTGA